GCATACTTAATAAAATGACAAAAAATAAACTGAAGAGGGCAAGCATCTATAATTACATTATACCCAGAATGTTGTTAATGAGAGCGCGTCTTTTGGGCTCACAATGATGGATTGATTATTTAACTAGTTCTAAAATCTTTTTCAACGGCAAACCTAAAATAGTCTCTGCCTCACCTTCAATTTTCTCAAAAAGCGTATGACCATTGCGTTCAAACATATAGCTACCACAGGAATGATATGGTTTTTCAAGTTCTACATAGTCAACAATTTCTTGATCAGTTAAAGCTCTCATTGTCAGTCTTGCAGTTTGATAAATCTCTGCTATTAAGGTATCACCTTTGAAAACACAAGCACAGCAGTGTTGAGTGTGAGTTTCACCTCGCAATAAACTAAGATGCTCGATGCATTTTTCATGAGAACCCGGCTTATCGAAGATCTTGCCATCTAGTTCACAAACTTGATCAGCTCCAATTGTAATAGCATTTGGATATTTTACTGATATTGATTGAGCTTTGGCTATAGCAAGGCTCAGTCCTAAATCCTTTATACTCAATTTACTGAGTTTGGTTTTCAACTCTTCCTCATCAATCTCTGGCTTAATCACTTCAAACACAATGCCAGCCTTTTCAAGCATGATCCTGCGTGTCTCTGATCCTGAAGCTAAAATAATTTGCTTTGCCATCTGAACCTAATTATTATAATGGTAAAATATGCTTATGTTCAAACTTCTTTCACCAATTAGCGTTATCTTAGTAGCACTAGGTCTAATGACCCGCAAAGACACTTCAAAGCATGTTCCATTGATGCTCTCTGCTTTTATTGTAGATTTCATCCTCTTAATCATGATTGAATTTACAGATCATGCAGTAGAAGTGGTTGTAGAAGAAGTACAGAATCCAGCCATGAATATGTTTACCATTTTTCACGCTAGTATCTCAACGGTACTACTCTTGTTATACTTTGCGCTAATCTATACAGGATTTGCTCGTCTTAAAGATAGAACCAAGTTTGTACAGTTACACAAGATGCTCGCTTATGCCTTTATCATTTTCAAACTGACTAACTTTATTACAGCTTTCTACGTAGTTTAAGATCAATGAAGCTCCCCGATGCAGAGCATAGGGGTATCTTCATTAGACTTACTGCAAAAGTCGGAATTATCCTTAAAGCAAACGCAACATTCGTTGCGGTTGCTACCTTTTTTAAAGCGACATCACTAGCAAAACGGGGTTTTGCAGGATGTCTATTAATCAGGTGCGTATCGAAGTCATTGGTAGTTTAAATATCGGCCATTAAGTCTAAGTCAAATAATATAGATCAAGCTTAAAGATGGAGAGTCAGATGTATATAGCTGAGGCATAAAACAATGAGGAGACACCTTATGAGCCCAGACGATGAATATGAATTTAATGAAATCGCACAAGCAGCGGCAGTTGAAGCTTCAAAAAGCATCTCAGACTTTCTAGGCCAAGCTGTAGAATTAAATTTTTCTAGATTAATAGACTCCTCAATGACTAGTAACAAAATCATTGTCAAAAGCGACTCTCTTTTAGTTTCTGCCTCAATCAAGGGATATGGTCCCCTATCACTAATTATTAGTAATATCCATGCACTCAACCTTTCTAATATATTTAAAGAAAACAATGGAGAATCAGCAGAAACAGAACTTAAAGAAGAAGATCAACAAACTCTTGCTGAACTTTGCATCGAAGTTCTCAATTCAGCAATAGCATTCTTCATGAAGAGCAATGACGCTGCCGTTCTTGAAGTTCTAGAAACTAGTTCAAAATCATTAATAGCTAACGATAGCTCAAGTCTTGAACTTCCAGCTGGAATAGAAGACTCAATTGGAATGGGCTTCAAAATCAAAACAACTAGCGGACTTGAAGCAGTTATTCAAGTTGAAGCCAATTCAAAACTCGTAGAATTTTTAGCTCAGACACTTGTAGGTTTAAGACCTGAAGCTAGAGAAGGTATAAGCATAGAAGAAACCGGTACTGAGCCAGTAACTACTGAAACAACTGCGGCAACAGAAAATCAAGCCACAACCAATCCTGAAACGACTCTATCAACTAATGATGATGATGTAGTAAACCCTAGTCGCAACCTTAATTTCATGCGCCATGTAAACATGGAACTTGTTCTTGAGCTTGGCAGATCAGAAATGCCAATGAGAGATATTTTAACGCTGACACGTGGCTCAGCTATCGAGCTTGATAGACCTTGTGACAAACCAGTAGATCTTTATGTGCACAATCAATTAATTGCACGTGGTGAAGTAGTTGCAATTGATGACAACTTCGGCATCAAGATTGTTGAGTTGGTTGGCAACCTTGACGTGAGCCAAGGGCTTGCAGCACTAATGCAGTAAATATAAATAGAACCTCAAAAGCATAATAAGCATAGAGGGCGGTAGCTAAGCCATTGGTAAAACCATATGAATGCAAACCAACACCAAGTAAATTAATTCCAAACCAAGATGTTATAACAACAACACAAGCGAAGACACTCGCTAGTGCAATACCAAACTCTTTGAGCATGCCAGCGAGCCTAGCATGAAAAATGATAGAAGACCAAAGTACTATCAATAGCGCACCATTTTCCTTGGGATCCCAGCCCCAGAATCTACCCCAACTCTGATCAGCCCAAATCCCGCCAAGCATAGTACCTAGAAAGCTAAAACAAAGTCCAAAAGCCAAAACTGGCAATATCAATTTATAACTGCGTTTCGCTGCTTCTGAAACCCCATTAGTAGCAAAAAGTCTCTGTAATACGTAGACATGCCCAATAATTCCCGCCATAAAGACTCCAGCATAACCAATACTAATACAAACTACATGAGTTGATAACCAGAAATTAGAATCGAGTACGGCAATTAATACTTGCATGGTATCACCGTCACTAGCAAACTTGCCTGAAACAAGTAAAAGCAATAAAGCAACAAAGCTAGTCAAAATCAAACCAAGATTTTTGTCTACTATTTTATAAATAATCAAACCAATCATCGCAGTAATTAAAGCAACAAATATAAAGGTCTCATATAAGTTAGTCACTGGGGGACGACCTTGAATGATTACCCTAGAGACAAGTCCAAACAGGTGCAGCGCAAAGCCACATAATGACGTCAATAGAGAAAGCCGCCTTAAAACTACAGGCCAAAAGACAAAGCTCATCATTATCAATAAAAAAGCCAAGCCATAAAGGAACTTTGCATTACCAAATGGATTGATTTTATTATAAAGAAGCTCTAAATCAGTATGAATTCTTTTATCAAGCAAACGCGGTTTCAACAGAGTATTAAAAGCGATAATTGATTCATTGAATTGCGTTTGATTAGCATAATGATAAGCCTGATAAATAGAGTCAAGCAAAAGCAATTCTGGTTTATTTGAATCTTCCGTCAACAACAAGTCCCAAATAGTCATAGTCTCTTGTCCAAGAGGAATCACCTGAAACTCGACAATCGGTGTATACAGCTCATCAAAAGCCTTATGAGTTTCAATCCAAGAATATAAAGCGAGAGCCAAACGAACTACTTCTTTATCTTTTTCGCTCAATTGTTTAGCATTAGAGGTATCCAAATTAGACATCCACTCTTCAAGCAAGTTTGAAGCATTCAATATTGCAAAAAGATTATTCTCACCAGACTTGATCCCCAGATACTCAGTTGTTTGAGCAATATTAAAATCACTGTGATTAAAAAAGATACTAAATGAATTCAAGAGTTGATGATAACTATTGAAATTACTATAGACCCGAATAAACTCATTGTCCAAATCTGTTCTATCAGCATCTTCTTTATTTAAAGCAACAATGGTAAAGCTATAAAGCTTCTCAAAGCTCTTTTCTAATTGATCAAAACTATATTTACGGTGTTTAACCGGTTCAATCTCTAAAGCCTCAAGCAAAGCAGGATCATTAATCAAAAAGATCTTTTTATCGGTTGCCTTCGCTGGCTCAAAGACAGTCTGAGCAAACCATTGTGTCGCATCAACCTTCGCTATCTTTGAACGGCCAGAAAAACGCAATAATAAATTACGAGCATAACTTGCTAATGGTTTGTAACGCCCTTGCTCCAAGACTGTAATTCTCTCAAATTGACTCAAGTCAATTTCTTTGGCTGCAACAGGCAAGGTCAATATACAAAGAACCACTACCATCTTGAGGACTGCAAAACACGATGTCCAGATTTTTATATAAGGACTGGATCCTGAGGCTTTGCTCAGGATGACGGCTTGATTAGATTTAAGCATCTCGCCTCCTTAAATAAGTAAAGAAAGCAAAACCAAAATGCCAAAATAGACCAAGAGAAATAATCAAACTGGATATATAAGGAAGCAACCTTGCATGATTTTTTACAATAGCAAGCACTGTAAATTCATTACCATCAAGATCAATGCCATAACTGGATTGATAGACAGTATAAGCAGTGGAACGGAAGGGTTGATTCATCGAAATCGTATATTTGCGCTTGCTATCACCCTCTACTAGTTTCACCTTGCTTAAATAGGACTTGGCAGTTTGAGTACCAGGATGCAAATCTCTTTGGACATCCAATAATTGAATTGCAAAAGGCAAAGTATATTGTTTGCGTCTCAATTCAAAAACATATTGCTCATGGTCAATAGTCATAAAAGCCATACTCTCTTGCTGACCTTCCAGTATGAGTTCTCTGTTATCAACGACTAAAGTCACAGCTCTATTGTTCTTTTCAAAATCAGTTTCAACAGGAAGGTTCTTTAAAATACGCCCAGCAAAAGGCGTATCAAAGTATCTAGCGTTTAAGTATTTAGTACTAATATAGATTTTGTGAGCATCAATAGACTCATTTTGGAAGTCGGATTTATCTCCAAGAGCAACACGCGCTTTCTGCGCGGTTGCTACCTTTTTTTGAGCGCCCTGTACATCGAAACTTTGTTTCGAAACAGGTCTAAGCACAACAAATTTACCAACACTTAGATCTTGTTCTTTAAATATCCATTCTTCTCCGTCTTTCCAAACAGCAAGCTCCCAGAGCATATAATCAGAAGCAACGTTGCTTTGCTCAGCTTCCTTCAATTGCATAAATGATTCCTCACTAAAATGCAAAGTCATAAAAGCACTGAGCATAAGTACAATCAAACCAGTATGAGACAGTATCAAACCAAGATTGGACCAGCGATAGCGAAAACGCAAACACAAAACACTAACAAGGTTGATAAATAGAACCCAAATCACCAAGCGAGCTCCAGGTACAATATATAAACCAGGTACAAACCAAGAATTAAAGTAACGCTGTTGAGCTAAATAAAGACCATATTCAACTTGATCAATAGTCCCGAGCAAAACTAAAACAGCAAGCAAAAACAAACAAACAACAGTAAGTTTCAATGAAGTCAAAAAAGCAAATATTGGGTTTTTGAGTAAGCCTGAGCGCATCAAATAAATAATGACACGAATTTACAAGTGCCGCACGAAGGAACATAATACGAGGTAGAATGGGCTCATGGGCCATTCGGATCGAACTCAAATAAACTACCAGCGTATTTGGAATTTAGCTTGGCCTATCATCCTTGCAAATATCACCATCCCACTCATTGGTGCAACCAATATTGCAGTAATGGGCAGAATGCCAAGTCCCGTTTATATCGGAGCAGTCGCTCTTGGAGTTGTGGTACTACAATGTATTTATTGGAGCTTCTCTTTCTTGCGCAAAGGCACCACTGGAGTAACAGCTCAAGCCTATGGCGCGCAGAATTATCCAGAAATATATTTATCCTTGGCTCGTGCTCTTTTATTAGCTTTTAGTCTCGGAATAATCGTAATAATTTTCCAAGAACTAATTTCCTGGTTAGCCTTCAATGTCTTTCTAAACGGAAGTGAAGAAGTCGAAGCACTTGCTAAAGAATATTTTGGGATCAGAATCTGGGGATCAGTTGCAACTCTTGGCAACTACGTTATGCTGGGCTGGTTTTATGGAGTACAACGTCCTAAGCTCGCATTGGTTTTGCGTATCGCGATGAACGCACTGAATATTCCACTTGCAATCTATATGGTGCTCGGACTCAAGTGGGGAGTTGCTGGTGCTGCCTGGTCGGCCCTGATCTCACATCATTTCGTATTCATTATAAGTATCATTGCTGCATTTATTTTAGCCAAAAAAGAACTCTCAATGACGCATGGGCAAATTGATTGGAGCTTTTTGAAAGGAGTACTTGAATCGAGTAAATTAACAAGACTCTTTAAGATCAACATAGATTTGTTTATTAGAACAGTTTTGTTATTTATCGCTTTTGCTTGGTTTACTTCTGCAGCTGCAAGCCGTAGTGATTTGGCGCTTGCTGTTAACACAGTCCTACTTAATTTATTTTGGTTTGTTAGTTATGCGCTTGATGGTTTTGCCAATGCAGCTGAAGCGCTAATTGGGCAGGCTTTTGGTGCCAAGAATATTGAAGCATTTAATCAAACAGTCAAAAAAACAAGTCAAATGGGGCTGGCTTTTGCTGTTTTGTTTGCCTTGGTTTATTTTTTCTTTGGCGAGAGCTTATTAAGTTTGCTCACAAACTTAGATTCAGTCAAAATTGAAGCAATGAAATATATGCCTTGGCTTATTGCAATTCCAATTACTGGGATTGCTGCTTTTCAATTTGATGGTATCTATATTGGTTTGACTCATACTCGGGTCTTAAGAGATATGATGATGATTTCTTTTGCGCTGTATGCTCTTGCTGTAACACTATTGCCTCAATACTGGGGTAATCATGGGCTCTGGTTAGCTTTGCATCTTTTTCTGATTATCAGGGGTCTTTCCCTATTAATTCCTTTTAATTCAATGAAAGCCAAATTATTTTCGTAAGGCAGGTTTAAAAGTCCAAAAATTTGGGTATATAGTATATATCATCACAAATCACACTTATGATTTCTAAACTTATAGATACTTAGCGTTTTCATATATCGGGCCTTTATTGGCTTTCTTTCTTTTTATATATTAATCGCATCAAATATTCTTAAACTTTATATAAAGCTTATTTAGACTTTATTCAACAAGAAAATTTATCCACAAAGGAGATAAACATGTCATGGTTTTTACTATTTTCAGCAATCATTTTAGAAATTCTCGCAACTGTTCAACTCAAACTATCACTAGGGTTCACTCGTTTTGATCACACCCTTAGTACAGTAATGCTCTTTAGCTTGAGCCTGATTTGTGCAGCTTTTGCTTTCAAAAAAATTGATATTGGACTAGCTTATGCTTTGTGGTCTGGACTAGGTACAGTTGGAATAGTTGCAATTGGAATACTATATTTCAACGAACCATCAAGCATCATAAAGATCTTTTTTGCTTGCTTAATTGTTGTTGGAGTTGTTGGTATTAATTATTATAGCTAGGGTTTAAAGCTTTGTCATTTCCAGTCTGTCACACAGAGGATACCAAGCTTCATCTATTAAGGATACACTGAAAAATAGACTTTCTCGCTCCTTATGTGACACGTGCTCTGCACGGTCACAACCTTTTATCATGGACCCGACTAGAAAAACTTCGTTTTTCAGCGTGTCCTTAAGCTCTACAACTTGACTCAGCTGCATTCGTCAAGCCGTATAGAAAATCCACGCTTAGATCCAATTTATCTAAGCCATGTTTTGCCATTACTTTAGTAAAGTCATCTGCAGCAATTGCTTTTTGCAAATCATTTTTATTGATTTCAGCATTATCACCATTTTGAACTTCATACATACGTCTAGCCAGTTCTACCATTGCATTTGCTTTAGTATATTTGTGGCTATGATAATCTACTTGAAACAAGATTTGCTGAATAACATTGCTCGGAAAGCCCCACTTGTTTAACAAAGTAGCAGACAATTCCAAATGATTGATACCAAACTTCTCTGTCTCCAAAGCAAGTCTTTGATGAATACCGGGCTCAGCCTGACATATTTTAAACTCTTCCTCATAAAATAATTTAAATACTAAACTACCAAGGTTATGAAATAACGCAAGCATATAAGCTTCATCAGTAGCGTCTACACTCTGATCTAACATTGCACAAAATCTTTTGGTTGCTATTGAAATAAAAACTGTTCGAAACCATAATTTCTTGTCAGTGATTGAATTTCTTGCAGCTACAAACAAAGCTATGTTTTTGATTGTA
Above is a window of Cyanobacteriota bacterium DNA encoding:
- a CDS encoding MATE family efflux transporter; protein product: MGHSDRTQINYQRIWNLAWPIILANITIPLIGATNIAVMGRMPSPVYIGAVALGVVVLQCIYWSFSFLRKGTTGVTAQAYGAQNYPEIYLSLARALLLAFSLGIIVIIFQELISWLAFNVFLNGSEEVEALAKEYFGIRIWGSVATLGNYVMLGWFYGVQRPKLALVLRIAMNALNIPLAIYMVLGLKWGVAGAAWSALISHHFVFIISIIAAFILAKKELSMTHGQIDWSFLKGVLESSKLTRLFKINIDLFIRTVLLFIAFAWFTSAAASRSDLALAVNTVLLNLFWFVSYALDGFANAAEALIGQAFGAKNIEAFNQTVKKTSQMGLAFAVLFALVYFFFGESLLSLLTNLDSVKIEAMKYMPWLIAIPITGIAAFQFDGIYIGLTHTRVLRDMMMISFALYALAVTLLPQYWGNHGLWLALHLFLIIRGLSLLIPFNSMKAKLFS
- a CDS encoding Maf family protein is translated as MAKQIILASGSETRRIMLEKAGIVFEVIKPEIDEEELKTKLSKLSIKDLGLSLAIAKAQSISVKYPNAITIGADQVCELDGKIFDKPGSHEKCIEHLSLLRGETHTQHCCACVFKGDTLIAEIYQTARLTMRALTDQEIVDYVELEKPYHSCGSYMFERNGHTLFEKIEGEAETILGLPLKKILELVK
- the ccsA gene encoding cytochrome c biogenesis protein CcsA — encoded protein: MLKSNQAVILSKASGSSPYIKIWTSCFAVLKMVVVLCILTLPVAAKEIDLSQFERITVLEQGRYKPLASYARNLLLRFSGRSKIAKVDATQWFAQTVFEPAKATDKKIFLINDPALLEALEIEPVKHRKYSFDQLEKSFEKLYSFTIVALNKEDADRTDLDNEFIRVYSNFNSYHQLLNSFSIFFNHSDFNIAQTTEYLGIKSGENNLFAILNASNLLEEWMSNLDTSNAKQLSEKDKEVVRLALALYSWIETHKAFDELYTPIVEFQVIPLGQETMTIWDLLLTEDSNKPELLLLDSIYQAYHYANQTQFNESIIAFNTLLKPRLLDKRIHTDLELLYNKINPFGNAKFLYGLAFLLIMMSFVFWPVVLRRLSLLTSLCGFALHLFGLVSRVIIQGRPPVTNLYETFIFVALITAMIGLIIYKIVDKNLGLILTSFVALLLLLVSGKFASDGDTMQVLIAVLDSNFWLSTHVVCISIGYAGVFMAGIIGHVYVLQRLFATNGVSEAAKRSYKLILPVLAFGLCFSFLGTMLGGIWADQSWGRFWGWDPKENGALLIVLWSSIIFHARLAGMLKEFGIALASVFACVVVITSWFGINLLGVGLHSYGFTNGLATALYAYYAFEVLFIFTALVLQALGSRQGCQPTQQS
- a CDS encoding multidrug efflux SMR transporter is translated as MSWFLLFSAIILEILATVQLKLSLGFTRFDHTLSTVMLFSLSLICAAFAFKKIDIGLAYALWSGLGTVGIVAIGILYFNEPSSIIKIFFACLIVVGVVGINYYS
- a CDS encoding HDOD domain-containing protein, translated to MIQKTVDKAHEVVAKAEKMPSISPIAIQLIMMVEDPAVGRQQIADTLGLDEVLAANVFKYGNSAAVGARKPFRSLVQVVDYVGFNTIKNIALFVAARNSITDKKLWFRTVFISIATKRFCAMLDQSVDATDEAYMLALFHNLGSLVFKLFYEEEFKICQAEPGIHQRLALETEKFGINHLELSATLLNKWGFPSNVIQQILFQVDYHSHKYTKANAMVELARRMYEVQNGDNAEINKNDLQKAIAADDFTKVMAKHGLDKLDLSVDFLYGLTNAAESSCRA
- a CDS encoding cytochrome c biogenesis protein ResB; translation: MRSGLLKNPIFAFLTSLKLTVVCLFLLAVLVLLGTIDQVEYGLYLAQQRYFNSWFVPGLYIVPGARLVIWVLFINLVSVLCLRFRYRWSNLGLILSHTGLIVLMLSAFMTLHFSEESFMQLKEAEQSNVASDYMLWELAVWKDGEEWIFKEQDLSVGKFVVLRPVSKQSFDVQGAQKKVATAQKARVALGDKSDFQNESIDAHKIYISTKYLNARYFDTPFAGRILKNLPVETDFEKNNRAVTLVVDNRELILEGQQESMAFMTIDHEQYVFELRRKQYTLPFAIQLLDVQRDLHPGTQTAKSYLSKVKLVEGDSKRKYTISMNQPFRSTAYTVYQSSYGIDLDGNEFTVLAIVKNHARLLPYISSLIISLGLFWHFGFAFFTYLRRRDA
- a CDS encoding flagellar motor switch protein FliN, with protein sequence MRRHLMSPDDEYEFNEIAQAAAVEASKSISDFLGQAVELNFSRLIDSSMTSNKIIVKSDSLLVSASIKGYGPLSLIISNIHALNLSNIFKENNGESAETELKEEDQQTLAELCIEVLNSAIAFFMKSNDAAVLEVLETSSKSLIANDSSSLELPAGIEDSIGMGFKIKTTSGLEAVIQVEANSKLVEFLAQTLVGLRPEAREGISIEETGTEPVTTETTAATENQATTNPETTLSTNDDDVVNPSRNLNFMRHVNMELVLELGRSEMPMRDILTLTRGSAIELDRPCDKPVDLYVHNQLIARGEVVAIDDNFGIKIVELVGNLDVSQGLAALMQ